The Festucalex cinctus isolate MCC-2025b chromosome 10, RoL_Fcin_1.0, whole genome shotgun sequence region aacactaatgacaacaggacacacctgggagacacagcagggagggggaaccaatcagcaatacacaccaggaagggaagacacaagcaggtggacaaggctaaccataacgagactggggaagaagacaggaacaccagacaaccactcaaccactcaccaaaataaaacaaaaacccaacccaaaaaaccgaaacatgacagtcTCTGACCAAAGGTCATTTTACTtaatattatgtaaaaaaaaaatttaaaggaGAAAACAAAGAAGGAACATATTCCTGtatgaaaagtgaaaaaaaaagttgtaaatacGACAGCAGAAGATGATGAACTCTTTGATTGACATTTACACTCAGATACACAAAATTCAATGGATTATTTGTGTGTTCTTGTACCAAATCGGGTTGTGTAGTTTTTGTGTAATCCTGCTCACAaatacaaacataacataatagctcaccagtgaaaGAGCAGATAAGAGCTAAGTTGCATCCAAAGAttttcgagcatgcatgtgaattggatgaacgGAGAATGTTTTCATGGTGAAGGCCAGCTTGGTCAAGGTCACACTAACATGTACGATCATGAGAGAAGCCTACTTGATTAACGTTCATTCTGAAGGTGGAGTACACAATGCAAACGACTGCCAATACCCATGAAGAATTATAGCAAGAACTTTGCCAAAACCAACAAAAACGTATACCAGTTAGGTGCGAAGAGGAAAGGTAAGAAGGTAGGAAATGTTATTCATTAACTACAGGTTTGAAGAAACGTTTTAAGAGGCAGAGAGTAAGGTCACTTCTTGTGGcggaatgtttttgtttatatgGAATGCTTgatttaaagtgacagtgtttAGTGTTAAGTGTACGTGAACAAATaatgcattcattaaaaaaaacaaaaaaacaataactattAGGTTCaataatatggaaaaaaaaaaaagttctagcaTATAGGTCTCACAGTTCCTTACAAGTATCTGACATGTTTGGCCACAACCTTTCTGCTACGGATTCCCAAAGGATAAGAACTTCGCGAATGTAGCTCGCCTCTGGTGGTTTTGCAGCTAGTCTAAGTCCCAATGGGTCCCGCTGTCGGTAACATTTGTGATGGGGCTGTcagattgtatcggggtcgcctacaGATGATGTCacactacaggattggctggaaattgtccgtacaattgttcaataaagttGTATAAAAAATTGGCGGTTGACGtcaaaacattggaaagaaaatattaaagatgtaattaaataaaatatatggagtaaaattgtaaaaacataaataaaccaAAGAACATAAATGCAGGAGACTTTAAGATTGAAGAAATACTAAAATAGATTGAAGCGCCTTCACTcttgccggtgacgtcagtacagcagcgctaatGAAATGCGCGATTCAGATGTGTTTActtcggtttggtttctttttttttttagcacaaaaacagtcttaatgataatagtaacacattaacaatctaaactgacaagATTTTTTACATCGCAGGCAattaatttgtgtatttatcatttattcaatctattttattatttattcaatatatattGCTTTTATATTATTAGGTTTATTtccgtttttacaatttcagtctgtacattttgttatttaaattacatcttcaatattttctttccaatgtttgacgtcaactggataatttccagccaatcctgtagcatgACGCAGCCAAATCATATCTGGTTCCGACAGCGGTCGACTGCCACTTACCTTCTACAGCTGCGACCTGCAGATGGTCGTCGGCTCACAGCTGAGTCCCTTGATCTGAACTCCCGTCACTTGTCTCCCTCAGCTTTGCTAAtcgctagcttttgctagcttctcctgctagccactccagctagttcttgctacctgctcttgttagccgctccagcGAGTCCTTGCTAACCACTCTTGCTCACCGCTCCCGCTAGTTCCTGTTCGACAGGCTGCTCACTCGCTCACCATCGCTCGTCGCTTCAAAATGCACACGCTTCGAACGTAggttgttgcattctattagttcaccacaagATGGAACTGAACTCTACACACCGTGTCTTTAAATGATGCATTCTGTCAAAAGCCGTCCAGCCTGGTTGGCGGTGCAATGAATACTGTCATCTCTCTGCAAATCTAACTCTAAAGTCTGACCACAGCATTGTTTAATAAAGGACTTGTGGAAAAATGTTAGCTCAACTTCAGGGATACCACTTTGGAAATATTCTGCTGCCGTCAGTCATTTGTGCCACACTATTACAGTAAATTATAATATTACGCTTCTGTCTGAGAATTTCATTTCATGTCCAATATGAGATCCGAGCAGTAGCTGACACCGTGTGGACCAGTGATTCTCATCGTGGGTTATAGTTAGCACTAGTCAGTGGAATGTGGGCTACCTCTAGTGGTACTTGAAAGGATCCCTGCCTAAgtgcagttcagttgtatttaactgagGTCCGTCCATGCATTCCATccgtcatatttttttatttcatgtacaGTGCATTTTAACTGAATTATTATTTAAGTGTAACAAAAGAAACAATATTTTATAGTTCAGTGCTATGTTAATCTTAAAAGTGTGCATAATGTtagtggttggaaaaaaaatcctgatttctcacaataatggggtatatgccacggaagaggcgggactgtttttgtacATCAGTTTGGtcccggttcggtttgcgacgtgtgggctgcgtcaaaatacttgtactTACGGCTTTGTGCccttcggttgcgcgttcgcaacctggaccggaaccaaattgatgtgcaaaatcacaccccgcctcttccgtggcatacaccccattatccatccatccattttcttgactgcttattcctcacaagggtcgcggggggtgctggcgcctatctcagctggctctgggtagtaggcgggggacaccctggactggttgccagccaatcgcagggcacacagagacgaacaaccatccacacgcacacacacacgtagggacaattcggagcgcccaattaacctgccatgcatgtctttggaacatGGGAGGAgagcggagtacccggagaagacccacgcaggcacggggagaacatgcaaacgccacacaggaaggccggagcctagactcgaaccggagtcctcagaactgggaggcggacgtgctaaccactcggacaCCGTGCCGCACACCCCATTATCAATGATTTAATAAGGGAGGAAACACATTCTTATACAATCCCCCCCCTCACCCTCTAAAACTGTGTATAAAATTTTCTAATTATTACCTTGTAGAAAAGCGATTACAATGCCCCCTTATAGTTAATAGTGGTGACCTATTTTTAACAGGCTGGTTGACTACTCGTGTGGTAATACCTTCTCTAAATTATGGATACAAATGTATACATGGAACTTTCCAGAATAAGACTGagatcaaataaaaatcaactgtCATTAACAGTTAGATATTGACTAGTTATTTCATCAATTAATTTATAATTATTCATCATTCTACCTTGCAGTGTGAAAAATGTCACTGAATCGCCACAGAGAACAGTTTCTAATGTAATTTTTGATGTGTTACAGTGCAGTTCCACACCACTGCAATTGATAACAATAGATCAGTTGTTGAATTGAATTAAGCAACAAGTGTGCAAAATTATGATAGAACACCATTTTCAATTAGTGATGGACAGTTGAAGCTTTGTGACTTGTGATATCTTCTTTACTGCCCTATATagtgctcttggtttaaagatgcaggAAACGTAAACAATTTCCATTACACTAGTCTTTATCTTGAAACCAtcaaaatgagttaaagaatattgcaagtgcttcatgaagctttacTTTCCTGTCACTGTTTTCAATAtttgtgcatatttttttgtacacccACAACTACAGTAATATTTGACCATTTTTTCAGTGATACGATATTCAAAACACATATCTGAGTTTTCCCAACTATATTCATGTGCAATGAATACTTGATGGTCATCGTGGCTTAATGACAATGGCTCGATACAATCAGTCTGCGGGTATGCATTACAGACAAGACCAGGCTCATACCTGGAAGATGGAATCTTATCAGAAGCACATTTACCGCAATTTCATGTCTAACGGTGATGACAGATAGGCTGGAAGAATTCCTGTGATCACCAAACTGTTCTTTCACCAATTATAGGTGGCTGAATATCGCTTTGAATTCACATTGTCTGGTTACATATTATTAGACTTTATATTAATACacctatatacatatatatatatatatatatatatatatatatatatatatatttttttttatttttttaagtgtaccacagggcagacattttgttttatttttgtactgtaCTAACTTTACagaagacacacctgggacaaAATGTTTGGCAATTTATTTTATAGGCTATCACAGGTTTTTCAAAAGggaaacaaatacataaaacgAGAGCAACGTATGTTTGTAATGTATTTTCTGAATGCCATTTGGGACAAAGGAAAATCAGTTCTTGAGGCGCAATTTGAACAATTCTCCAATTCAAGAAAATGTAATCCAGTTATGACAACATATGGAGGAAACTGTTTCATTGCTGTGGTGGTGTTTGGAGgtttttacaaattaaaaaacaaaggaaACCTTAATAAAATGTAGTGGTCATGAAAATTCTGAGATTTATCAATGTGCATGCATTTCACTGTAATGATCAAAAATATTGCAGGACCTATGCCTAATGCTAAATCTAAACACCACAACAATGATGGCATTCCACTGTTTAGTTGACATTCCTTACTTGAGCACGGGTGCATGaattgtaaaaagaaaatgatcaCATTACACATCCAACAAGACCAGAGCTGAGACAAGTATGGAAATGATGAACCCGCAAAGAAAACAAGTGTTTGATAGTCTGACTTCCTTTAAACACAAGACAGTGGATTTTTGAGTTGCGTACTGGTGCCATCTGGTGCTAAAAgcagaaaaacacatttcttttttttggccagTAGTATTGGTGGCAGTAGAATTGACAAATCCTGTGTTCAGTACAATTTAACAAAAGGTGCAGAGCCCAACACAAACGCTTGTTAGCTGAGCTAGATGAACATGAAATTAAAATATCAagagtaccttttttttttttttttttgctatccaCTGTGACTTCACATCATGCTACCATTtgccacaacagcagcaaaCCCTCATTAATATTTACCTTCTCTGgtaacaattttatttaaacttgTATGTTTGGTGCATCAAGGaacagtgataaaaaaaaacagctatttAGAGTGACATGAATTGATTCAAGTCACTGtgattgtaaatgaaaaagtaaTATTAATGTGAGGTGAAGCAAGAGGACACGCCACGATAAATTACACCACATAGCAGTACAGTTGCAAACACAGTTTCGAGTCCCAAGGATAGCAATCTAAATGCCCCTTGTGCTAATGTTCTTCACTAATGAaacacaaaaagttaaaaaaacaaaaagccgaTTCCATTTTAGAGCAACTTTGGATTTCACTCAATCTTTTGTCTGAGGATTCTTTTTTCCTCCTCAACAAAACTCTTGTCAGAAGTGGCTTGTCCCATGTCTCGCTTCCTCTTCTCCTTTTGCTGGAAGCTCTCCACCCGACGTTTCTTGGTTGACGAAGGTGAAGTTGATGTCTTGGACTCCTCGTCTAATCAGCAGATAAGAGTGTTATGGTGGAACAGTCACAATTTGATATGATCATTGTAAAAATATTGATCAAAACCACAGACAACAGAAAAGATCACATCTTTCCAGTTAAAAGGACTGATTAGTCCGTTTTAAGATtctaggtattttttttttttttttttttttggccttagTGTTTTGCTAttcctttgtgtttgttttattctcgttactatttacattgtaggttctcactgaaggcatcaaaactaatAATGAACACATGCCcttatgtacataaaaaaaggtGGAATAACTGAAAACGTATTTGGGAGTATCTTTTGGCTTGCATCTACCTCCAGAGCAAGCAAACAAGCTGCTCTGCTTGACTACCTCGCTAGTATTTGCAGAAGAGCTCAGTCTTCCATAAATAAGGTGCTATAAATAGTTGTTAGGTTTAAAGATaaacaaaagaataaataaacaatatctaAGCACTTTGGGTGCCtcactttttcctcacaaacCTGCTCATTTTGGGAAGATGAATTTAATGCTCCATTTTTATGGAAATACTACTTTAAAGCAGTTTATAATAACAGAGTTGATTCATATTCTAGAATATTTCAACTTAAATGCAACAAATtaactgcaaaaacaaaaaagtctttgtCTAAATGGCAAATTATCGCCATGTGCTAGAGGATGGTTCAACTTTGGTGGAAGACAATTGGGGTTATTTCTGAAATCACGCCTACAAATATTATTTAGGGTATTTTTGAAAAGAATTGCGCTGTACACCCATTTTAAATATAGTACAAAATTATTGTTGGCTAAAATGCTTATtttgaaagtttaaaaaaaacatcaaagttatgtttaaaatactttggagtgtttgtttttgttcagttttgtTTCTGTTGTCATCATGGTTAGGATGATGATTATGACGATGATGATTAGAATGATGATgacttttatttctgtttttgagTATGTCTGTTCTTTGTGAACATGTGAAATATGTAGAAtgaatacaaacaaaacaaaaaacacagacTAAAATTGTCATCAAATAACGGTGAATAAAGATAATTTTGTTCAGCGGTAGAAATTGTTTACTCCCCTTTCTTCTCcatgtcaaggtccaatttgccTCAAGTAACTGCTTGGTAGGATACTCCCAACTTCAACAACATATTGCCACATgtagttattctttttttttttttttttttttatctataacaACCAGCTCTACTGACCCGAATCAACATGTTGCTCTTCCGGAGGAAGGAACTGGGCTTTTCCTGCGTGAGCCTTTGGTGCATCTTCACCATTGTCTTCATACACATTGGACCACTTTATAGCCATGTCCATGCCCGGAGGTGGTCCCTTCTTCTTCTCAGGCTCTGCTGCATAACTTTGGGGAGGGGGTACAGCATTTGTCATCCATGGCTTAAACTCCCTAGGTGcctgaaaacagcagaggaaaGCAGGTGTTTAGTACACAACTTTAGCAACCTCTTTATACTTACCTGTATAATTACTGACACTGCAATTATAGAAAACTATAATACAAAAATGATAATGCAACTGTGAACATGCATCATCTGTACCAGATTAGAATCAATATTGATCCAGTGACATGActtaacataaaacaaatgcatCATCAGATATAACTACAAATGTATTAATTTGTGCACTCCACCACAGATGTGCGCGAGTCGTCGTTGGCTAAAACCAATTTTGCTCTGACTAAACTAGTGGACTGTtgtgttaaattaaaataataataataataataataataaaggctgCAGTGCAGcttgtacagtatttgtataCTATTGCTTATATTGTGTCATTCGTTTGTCTATGTCTAGATCTCGATTCAGTAGTTAACGCTGGTTGATTGATCAATAGAAACTGAGATATCACCGATCAATTAAAAACTCCGTGCTTTACCTCTTCGGGAGGTTTAACCGTCAAATTATCCCAGTCAATCTCCTTATTCAGAGGATTGTAGAGAAACGCGGGTTTGGACACGGAGTTAAAGAGCTCGTCGGGTTTAGGCAAACGATTTTCGCCGGCTTCTGCTTTGCTTTCTTGCTGCGCAGCGTTCGGTTCCCTTCCAGTCGTGTCTGTCTCTGGTTTCTGGCTGGGATCTCTCCGGCGACGGTCAGCCTCCTTGTCCGAGTCGCTACTGTCGCTTAAATCGTCGTAACTCGAAAAGAAGCCCAAAGAGCCAGTCTGCTTGTCTTCAGTCATTATGTAGGGCTACGTATTTTCTTGTGCATTGATCGTTTAAGCTAAATTATATCCAATGTTGATTAcgggaacaaaaaaaagccgCATTAAGTTGTTTACGTTTCCACAAGCTTACTCCATTTTGAATCAGCCTCCAATACAGTCGCAAAATGGTTTGTTGTTCGTGTAAGTCGTAAAAAATGGTCGTAAAGCGTGGTCGCCATCTTGAACCGGGAGGTTCGCAATTGCCCCGTCCCTTAACTTCATTTATTCTTCTTTGAATATGAACACgctttttataataaataaataaataaataaacaccctcAAAACTGCTGGGTtaaagatttgttttgtttttgttttgtttaaaatgggtggatggatggatggatctgttGGATCCTCTTCCCCTGTCCAGTGACCTCTTAACCGTGGTACAGAGACTGAACAGGCAAATTCTCTTTTCGTTGCTTCCGCACAAActttattttagcttttttccACCAACATCCAGTGCGCTCCGAGCACTGACCTACAAGTACATGTACATATATGGCTACGAGCAAGCTCCACAGCACCCATTCCCTTTCTGAACCAACACCACCCCCCTGTGCCAAAATGTAGCACTGCAACACTATCCCCCATAATACAACTCTTAAAGGGCCAGGCTTGGCTTGTAaggtatggatggatggctgggtgAGACACACATTAAGCAAACAAAGTATTGGAGTTTCTGGAGAAGAAGTAAGAAATTGTAAGACTTGCTGCTCCGTACTGATATGTCTGTTGCCCTTACAGTGCGGATAATTGGGTTACATATTAATCAAATGTGATCATTTAATTTGATTGGGGATGGTTTGattgtttatttgttcattaGGGGACAGTGTCAGTGTGTACATTAATGAACATTTCAATCGTTACAAAAAAATGCGAATGTACTACAATTACAGTCACAAGGCTGATTTCCATTATTCCCTCTGGCAGAatgtacaggctgtgtaaagcAAATTACTATACAATAACTCCTGCACCATAACACCTGCACCATAATAAGAAACAATTTAAGTTAATAGCACTTTAATTGTTTCTTATTATGGTATAGCACACTGACGAAGGTACAAGTATGGCTGTTAAATGTAAGTGTTCAATATGTGATTGCCTCAATATTTCAGCTTTGACTtataaagctttaaaaaaaaaaaaaaaaaaaaaaaaaaaaagaccttttgCTGTTTAGCAGGAAAATGTGTGAGAAATGTGTAGGTCTACTGGTACATGCACCTACACTTTCGACCACTAGATGTCTGTGTagtcaagccaaaaaaaaaaaaaaaagcaaacgtcAAAGGTTCCCGAAAAATACAACGGCAACGTACTGTACATTACTGCAGTACAGAATTACAGAATAAGTATAAAAATATATGTGtatggtttgaaaaaaaaaacaacaaaaaaaacatcactactGTCAGTGGACAGCTTGATTTCAGTTGTGTAAAAACACGTTGAAACGACgtctttttaatgtaatttttggACGTCCAATCTGTCCGCTGAAGGTACAGACTGTGACGCAGGGCCAACTTCACGCACAAGAGCCAGAAGGCTCGTTTATTGCCTGACTTTGTgtgacacgcgcgcacacacacagacaataaaaaagcctttaaaaaaaaatctgtctaaaATTAGTTTAAATTTAACATAGAAAACACATTGACAATGACCGAATTTTGGCTCATTTTGGCTATAGTAATAAATGTATGTGTACATATAATTATAGTACTGTCACCTGGCCATTCACTTACAGCAGCTGCAAGCCTCCTTCAAAAAGTCATGTAGCCTACTGCTTTTATGTTAGAAAGAAAGTCAGCAAGAAAGAGAGGGACCAGCCTTTGGCCTTGTGCACAGGTCAAACTTCTTCCTGACAGAGCACAGCATCAAGGACCAATAAATCGTAAATCTCCCCAAAAAGCCATTGCTCACGTTCCATTCCTGTCTTCTCTCTGTCAATCCCCTCCCACCATGTTTCATAACAGAATGCTTTATGCAGTTCAGCATTTCAAAGGTTAGCTGTTGTGCCTCAAGATTTACTGGAAGTCCAGTCCGAACAAATCCTGCGGGTGTGATCGTGTTTATGGGAAAAATGTGTCTTCTCTTCTGCTTGGGGGCAATGCATTTATCTCTCACCCTGTCAACCTTGCTTAATGGAATTGTTTGATTGCATTTCTCTTTCTCCATCTCCCTTATTGGTAGATTTATCCTACCTACTATATTATACCAACAACTTGTAATGGAGACCAAAAAGACAACTACAGTATGCACTTGGTATTTTTGAAAGATAGTCTACTAAGACAGCAATGATGTCTCTCatggaaataaaaatctatatattGCCCACAGTCACAGCCCacaacaactcaactcaactcaactcaactttatttctgAATTTCCAAAACAGATGGATGAAATTGAAAATGCATGCTAATGTAATTTTCCTGATTAAAACAAACAGGCAAACAAAGAGTTATGAGTGAAAATGGACCATTattagaattactcaccgtttccttgttgaatattGAACAACGAGAGGCGTGTCGTGCATTTTTAGATGGTAAATATgtccatactttttttccttttcctaaCAAGACGAGaccgaagacgacattttcatccgttgccgtgattggtcaaaacaaacgtgcacatgATACTGCATCGTctaatcagctcgaagtatagTATTGTATAGAATGCCACTCCTTTCTCGAACGGATCTGCCGAGTGACGTTCAAGATTGATAATGtcaagaactcccttgagtgaatcacaattatcagtcTGGCTTGTGAGGTTATAACCTTATATCTCCCAAAACTTCCTGTCAGGTCTTCTCTCTCAAAACCCCAAGTATGtaagtgtgagtgtgtgcatgATTTAATGTCTTATCAGGTGTGCTGGGCTGTCGTTACTCAGCAGGTGTTTTCCATCTTCATTAGCAGCCCTACTTAAGCCAGCTTCAGATATTCTATGATGAGTTTGTACAGCAAGCCACTCGGTTCTGTTTTGCTTGACAATTTTGCTGATCAATCCTGACTTTGGTTTTTCTTCCCATTTCCcagctgtcagggttacctgtttgacatctattaaacacggcacaaaaaggagagaagacactcagttcagggctcgcgaggagagcgGAGTGGagctgactgatacaattcactcctgcactctctaaagattcctctcctcaccctctctatttatttggttttccacgccctttccacacccctagttacatgggtgttccaaccctaataatgcaaatgcaaggcatagttggaacacagtgtacttgtttgtctatgtgttgtgaatgtgagtggaagattgctgagtacgtgtgatcaagtttgcaatcattttttaacagaaaacaggcgacctcagcagactggctcgatcCATTCTGCTGTGTTAAATGTTGTGGTTCTGCatctttttgagtcatcttcaaatagccaggctatgtgaatgtaaatggcaacagagcaaagcaGTCCTTCATGGCAGCAAATATATGCTAACATATatggctaggctatgtgaatgtgagtgcaaagcaaagcattctgcattgcaagcagaagcagttcttcattgcagcaaatgtatggcaacttatttacaattattcctacaccaGCCCGCCATCTTGCTCGCTGCAAATGGCCTAATAATTTGTGCTCAGCTCTTGGAACTCTTGCACAACTGCACACCTCCATCAACCCTGTCctgttgtaaataaatataccATCATCTGAACTCATTTGTTCTTTCTCATGTATGCATTTGGGCCCTCTAAACAGGAACCTGACAGTTCCCTGTGGTCTTGTAGAAGGGGTGAAACTCCCGTTTCCTCCCTGCCAATACACAATACAGGATGTTCCAAAATTcactatgcactttttttttttgtctctcccaaTGATTTGTATCATTGGAAGAGACAGGCCATCAAGCATTTGACATCTTGCACTAATCTTGCAAGAGAAATGAATTTCCCATTTGGGATGAATAAAGTAATCTGGACTGATCGGGCTGAATCTTAAACTTCATTAATGATCTTAATCTTAAACTTCATGAataaaattcatccatccatccattttcttgaccgataattcctcacaa contains the following coding sequences:
- the c10h1orf52 gene encoding UPF0690 protein C1orf52 homolog, coding for MTEDKQTGSLGFFSSYDDLSDSSDSDKEADRRRRDPSQKPETDTTGREPNAAQQESKAEAGENRLPKPDELFNSVSKPAFLYNPLNKEIDWDNLTVKPPEEAPREFKPWMTNAVPPPQSYAAEPEKKKGPPPGMDMAIKWSNVYEDNGEDAPKAHAGKAQFLPPEEQHVDSDEESKTSTSPSSTKKRRVESFQQKEKRKRDMGQATSDKSFVEEEKRILRQKIE